A region from the Hypomesus transpacificus isolate Combined female chromosome 11, fHypTra1, whole genome shotgun sequence genome encodes:
- the gpr75 gene encoding probable G-protein coupled receptor 75, which produces ALNTSSDPHASPRWELIHTATLTACSLLLIIIFILGSYGNLVVFLSFFDPAFRKFRTNFDFLILNLSVCDLFLCCAGAPMFALVLFLDGGGGVSQGFCFAFQLSSSGFVLVSLETVAVIALHRLRVVLGQQPYRSASPPCTLALTALLWASSFTMATLLTVRAYARRDGPCLPHLGPAGARARVVLYVYLADFAFCVAVVTVSYLMIARTLRKNARVRRCPVIAVDATRPPAPLVVAGFEGVQVPSLYRNQSYNKLQHVQTHQLPPRATPVPGAAQGATCCQLVSSVNLASAKDSRAVSTCVVIVCCVLLCCLPMGVALAQDVLGPRSSSAHLQLELCSLALILLKSGINPFVYSRNSAGLRRRVLCCLQWVALVFLCCKHKTRLHAMGKGSLEANRNKSSHHETNSAYVLSPKPQRRLVDQACGPSQSREPAGSPRTTGGRRPRPPSTSTPINTRIEPYYSIYNSSPSAGPSSPSTLQPNSNPAFSLAKSYVALHYHTHQDALQDCESSTVHQIPIPSV; this is translated from the coding sequence GCCCTCAACACCAGCTCCGACCCCCACGCCTCCCCCCGCTGGGAGCTGATCCACACCGCAACCCTGACggcctgctccctcctcctcatcatcatcttcatcctggGTTCCTACGGTAACCTGGTGgtgtttctctccttcttcgACCCTGCGTTCCGGAAGTTCCGCACCAACTTTGACTTCCTGATCCTGAACCTGTCTGTGTGCGACCTGTTCCTGTGCTGCGCCGGGGCGCCCATGTTCGCCCTCGTCCTCTTCCTGGACGGAGGGGGCGGAGTCTCCCAGGGCTTCTGCTTCGCCTTCCAGCTCAGCAGCTCCGGCTTCGTCCTGGTCTCCCTGGAGACGGTGGCGGTGATCGCGCTGCACAGGCTGCGCGTGGTCCTGGGGCAGCAGCCGTACCGCTCCGCCTCCCCGCCCTGCACCCTGGCCCTCACCGCCCTGCTGTGGGCCTCCAGCTTCACCATGGCCACACTGCTCACCGTCAGGGCGTACGCCCGGAGGGACGGGCCCTGCCTGCCGCACCTGGGCCCGGCCGGGGCGCGAGCCCGCGTGGTGCTCTACGTCTACCTGGCCGACTTTGCCTTCTGCGTGGCCGTGGTGACCGTCTCCTACCTGATGATCGCTCGGACACTGAGGAAGAACGCGCGGGTGAGGAGGTGCCCTGTGATCGCGGTGGACGCCACGCGCCCCCCCGCCCCGCTGGTGGTCGCCGGCTTCGAGGGCGTCCAAGTGCCGTCGCTCTACCGCAACCAGAGCTACAACAAGCTGCAGCACGTCCAGACTCACCAGCTCCCCCCCCGCGCCACGCCAGTGCCGGGCGCCGCCCAGGGCGCCACCTGCTGCCAGCTGGTCTCCTCCGTCAACCTGGCCTCGGCCAAGGACTCGCGCGCCGTGAGCACGTGCGTGGTGATCGTGTGCTGCGTGCTGCTGTGCTGCCTCCCCATGGGGGTGGCGCTGGCGCAGGACGTGCTGGGCCCACGCAGCAGCTCCGCCCACCTGCAGCTGGAGCTCTGCAGCCTGGCGCTCATCCTGCTCAAGTCGGGCATCAACCCGTTTGTCTACTCCCGGAACAGCGCCGGGCTGCGGCGCCGGGTGCTTTGCTGCCTCCAGTGGGTGGCGCTGGTGTTCCTCTGCTGCAAGCACAAGACCCGTCTGCACGCCATGGGCAAGGGCAGCCTGGAGGCCAACAGGAACAAGTCGTCTCACCACGAGACCAACTCGGCGTACGTGCTGTCGCCGAAGCCCCAGCGCAGGCTGGTGGACCAGGCCTGCGGGCCCAGCCAGTCCAGGGAGCCTGCAGGGAGCCCCCGCACCACCGGGGGGCGCCGCCCGCGCCCGCCCagcacctccacccccatcaaCACGCGCATCGAGCCCTACTACAGCATCTACAACAGCAGCCCCTCGGCCGGCCCCAGCTCCCCCAGCACCCTGCAGCCCAACAGCAACCCAGCCTTCAGCCTCGCCAAGTCCTACGTGGCACTGCACTACCACACCCACCAGGACGCCCTGCAGGACTGTGAGAGCAGCACAGTGCACCAGATCCCCATCCCATCTGTTTAA
- the erlec1 gene encoding endoplasmic reticulum lectin 1 isoform X2 has product MDRLVFVVLGGLIDVCSGVSANRGGYQTFTDEIPFKINWPGSEFTLPSSGALYKDEDFVIMTTAEKERYKCLLPSLSNGDENEERDYAGPSPSVLLEPLFKQSSCSYRIESYWTYEVCHGKHVRQYHEEKETGQINIQEYFLGNMAGTDDATEAEKMSELKSESGKVPTKNVEGQLMAFHRVWMGAGTPCLLRQGGPRSTSVLYVCHPEAKHEILSIAEVTTCEYEVVVLTPLLCSHPRYRFKSSPVNAIFCQALPGSPLRPFRLTKLDQEQRDLLRAPSSFSSSSSPSSPSSSSSAAPDKEEEAESPVREEAFSSTHKPLVVGGQTQVTVGSTHISHLTDEQLIREFLSGSYCLHGGVGWWKYEFCYGRHVHQYHEDKEQGKSIVVVGSWSLEEHLDWAQRNVARSYQLKDNGQQKVKLVSHFYGHGDLCDMTGKPRQVIVKLKCKESESPHAVTVYMLEPQTCQYILGVESPVICKILDTADEQGLLSISS; this is encoded by the exons ATGGACCGGCTGGTGTTTGTAGTTCTCGGGGGTCTGATAGACGTTTGCAGCGGTGTGTCTGCAAACAGAGGAGGGTATCAAACGTTCACAGATGAAATCCCATTTAAAATCAACTGGCCGGGATCAGAATTCACCCTG CCATCATCGGGTGCACTCTACAAAGATGAGGACTTTGTCATCATGACAACagcggagaaagagagatataaatgtctccttccctctctgtccaATGGCGATGAG AATGAAGAGAGGGATTACGCTGGTCCTAGTCCCAGTGTTCTCCTGGAACCTCTCTTCAAGCAGAGCAGCTGTTCATACAGG ATCGAGTCCTACTGGACGTACGAGGTGTGCCATGGGAAGCATGTGAGACAATACcatgaggagaaggagacagggcag ATCAACATCCAGGAATACTTCCTGGGGAACATGGCCGGGACAGACGACGCCACAG AAGCAGAGAAGATGTCTGAGCTGAAGTCAGAATCAGGGAAG gtgcCTACTAAGAACGTGGAGGGTCAGCTGATGGCGTTCCACCGCGTGTGGATGGGTGCGGGGACCCCGTGCCTGCTGAGGCAGGGCGGCCCGCGCTCCACCTCTGTGCTGTACGTGTGTCACCCCGAGGCCAAGCACGAGATCCTCTCCATCGCTGAGGTCACCACCTGCGAGTACGAGGTGGTGGTGCTCACGCCCCTGCTCTGCTCCCACCCCagatacag GTTCAAGTCGTCTCCGGTGAACGCCATCTTCTGCCAGGCGCTGCCAGGTTCTCCTCTCAGACCTTTCAGACTCACCAAGCTGGACCAGGAGCAGAGAGACCTGCTGCGAgcgccctcctccttctcctcctcctcctccccatcctccccatcctcctcctcttccgctgCCCCAGACAAGGAG gaggaggcagagtcTCCAGTCAGAGAAGAGGCATTTAGCTCCACCCACAAGCCCTTGGTGGTGGGCGGGCAGACTCAGGTGACGGTAGGCTCCACCCACATCTCCCACCTGACAGATGAGCAGCTGATCAGGGAGTTTCTGAGTGGCTCCTACTGCCTGCATGGG GGGGTGGGCTGGTGGAAGTATGAGTTCTGCTACGGTAGACATGTACATCAGTACCACGAG gaTAAGGAGCAGGGGAAGAGCATCGTGGTGGTGGGCAGCTGGAGTCTAGAGGAACATCTGGACTGGGCTCAGAGGAACGTAGCTCGGTCCTACCAGCTGAAGGACAACGGCCAGCAGAAAGTCAA GTTGGTGTCTCACTTCTACGGCCACGGGGACTTGTGTGACATGACGGGGAAACCCAGACAGGTCATCGTCAAGCTGAA gtgtaaGGAATCAGAGTCCCCTCATGCTGTAACCGTCTACATGCTGGAGCCTCAAACCTGCCAGTACATCCTCGGG GTGGAGTCTCCGGTCATCTGCAAGATCTTGGACACAGCTGATGAACAGGGCCTGCTGTCCATATCCagctag
- the erlec1 gene encoding endoplasmic reticulum lectin 1 isoform X1, with product MDRLVFVVLGGLIDVCSGVSANRGGYQTFTDEIPFKINWPGSEFTLPSSGALYKDEDFVIMTTAEKERYKCLLPSLSNGDENEERDYAGPSPSVLLEPLFKQSSCSYRIESYWTYEVCHGKHVRQYHEEKETGQKINIQEYFLGNMAGTDDATEAEKMSELKSESGKVPTKNVEGQLMAFHRVWMGAGTPCLLRQGGPRSTSVLYVCHPEAKHEILSIAEVTTCEYEVVVLTPLLCSHPRYRFKSSPVNAIFCQALPGSPLRPFRLTKLDQEQRDLLRAPSSFSSSSSPSSPSSSSSAAPDKEEEAESPVREEAFSSTHKPLVVGGQTQVTVGSTHISHLTDEQLIREFLSGSYCLHGGVGWWKYEFCYGRHVHQYHEDKEQGKSIVVVGSWSLEEHLDWAQRNVARSYQLKDNGQQKVKLVSHFYGHGDLCDMTGKPRQVIVKLKCKESESPHAVTVYMLEPQTCQYILGVESPVICKILDTADEQGLLSISS from the exons ATGGACCGGCTGGTGTTTGTAGTTCTCGGGGGTCTGATAGACGTTTGCAGCGGTGTGTCTGCAAACAGAGGAGGGTATCAAACGTTCACAGATGAAATCCCATTTAAAATCAACTGGCCGGGATCAGAATTCACCCTG CCATCATCGGGTGCACTCTACAAAGATGAGGACTTTGTCATCATGACAACagcggagaaagagagatataaatgtctccttccctctctgtccaATGGCGATGAG AATGAAGAGAGGGATTACGCTGGTCCTAGTCCCAGTGTTCTCCTGGAACCTCTCTTCAAGCAGAGCAGCTGTTCATACAGG ATCGAGTCCTACTGGACGTACGAGGTGTGCCATGGGAAGCATGTGAGACAATACcatgaggagaaggagacagggcag AAGATCAACATCCAGGAATACTTCCTGGGGAACATGGCCGGGACAGACGACGCCACAG AAGCAGAGAAGATGTCTGAGCTGAAGTCAGAATCAGGGAAG gtgcCTACTAAGAACGTGGAGGGTCAGCTGATGGCGTTCCACCGCGTGTGGATGGGTGCGGGGACCCCGTGCCTGCTGAGGCAGGGCGGCCCGCGCTCCACCTCTGTGCTGTACGTGTGTCACCCCGAGGCCAAGCACGAGATCCTCTCCATCGCTGAGGTCACCACCTGCGAGTACGAGGTGGTGGTGCTCACGCCCCTGCTCTGCTCCCACCCCagatacag GTTCAAGTCGTCTCCGGTGAACGCCATCTTCTGCCAGGCGCTGCCAGGTTCTCCTCTCAGACCTTTCAGACTCACCAAGCTGGACCAGGAGCAGAGAGACCTGCTGCGAgcgccctcctccttctcctcctcctcctccccatcctccccatcctcctcctcttccgctgCCCCAGACAAGGAG gaggaggcagagtcTCCAGTCAGAGAAGAGGCATTTAGCTCCACCCACAAGCCCTTGGTGGTGGGCGGGCAGACTCAGGTGACGGTAGGCTCCACCCACATCTCCCACCTGACAGATGAGCAGCTGATCAGGGAGTTTCTGAGTGGCTCCTACTGCCTGCATGGG GGGGTGGGCTGGTGGAAGTATGAGTTCTGCTACGGTAGACATGTACATCAGTACCACGAG gaTAAGGAGCAGGGGAAGAGCATCGTGGTGGTGGGCAGCTGGAGTCTAGAGGAACATCTGGACTGGGCTCAGAGGAACGTAGCTCGGTCCTACCAGCTGAAGGACAACGGCCAGCAGAAAGTCAA GTTGGTGTCTCACTTCTACGGCCACGGGGACTTGTGTGACATGACGGGGAAACCCAGACAGGTCATCGTCAAGCTGAA gtgtaaGGAATCAGAGTCCCCTCATGCTGTAACCGTCTACATGCTGGAGCCTCAAACCTGCCAGTACATCCTCGGG GTGGAGTCTCCGGTCATCTGCAAGATCTTGGACACAGCTGATGAACAGGGCCTGCTGTCCATATCCagctag